A genome region from Chloroflexota bacterium includes the following:
- a CDS encoding PAS domain S-box protein yields MNDFAELAQVAIHCAGTDIYIVQNGKKSQHVNSLRQELEGYTEQELRGMHSLDHIYPDDKEAVGKKATENSNGHHLLSYEHMPIKKNGKKNGNGKAIWVLEKATSTEYRGNQAAVGSLVDLIEHERLEEAITDSEERYRAILKEMQDAYFEVDLDGNFTFVSDSLCRLLGYAREELLEMNFRDHIAEAGAEAVYQAFNKVYNTGKTIKNLTYEVTHKNGTTVIAETSASLLRNEQGEIIGFRGIGRDVTEHKRAEEALRRSEERYRAMLDEMEEGYYEVDLAGNITFVNDSICRQFGCAKEDLIGMNYRFYVPKEDVEGVYKTWNKVYRTGESLKSYHFAITKKGRTQIFLENSVSLLRDNEGKIIGFRSISRDDTERKQLVQKLAELAWPSMTC; encoded by the coding sequence ATGAACGATTTCGCAGAATTGGCTCAAGTTGCGATACATTGTGCTGGGACAGATATTTACATTGTCCAGAATGGAAAAAAATCTCAGCATGTTAACTCACTGCGCCAGGAGCTAGAAGGCTATACAGAGCAAGAACTGAGAGGTATGCACTCTCTGGATCACATTTATCCTGATGATAAAGAAGCAGTCGGGAAGAAGGCAACAGAAAACTCGAATGGCCACCATCTACTGTCCTATGAGCACATGCCTATAAAGAAGAACGGAAAGAAGAACGGTAATGGCAAGGCAATTTGGGTACTAGAGAAAGCCACCTCAACTGAATACAGAGGAAATCAGGCCGCCGTGGGAAGCCTTGTGGACCTCATCGAACACGAGCGGTTGGAAGAAGCCATAACAGACTCGGAGGAGAGGTATCGGGCTATCTTGAAGGAGATGCAAGATGCCTATTTCGAGGTAGACCTTGATGGTAATTTCACTTTCGTTAGTGATTCGCTGTGTCGTCTTCTAGGATACGCTAGAGAAGAGCTGCTAGAAATGAACTTTCGAGACCATATAGCCGAAGCGGGTGCTGAAGCTGTGTATCAGGCCTTCAATAAAGTCTATAATACCGGAAAGACGATCAAAAATCTTACTTATGAAGTCACTCATAAGAATGGTACCACTGTGATTGCTGAGACCTCGGCTTCTCTATTAAGGAATGAGCAAGGAGAGATTATCGGATTCCGTGGTATTGGCCGCGATGTTACTGAACATAAGCGTGCGGAGGAAGCTTTAAGACGGTCGGAGGAGAGATATCGGGCCATGCTGGATGAGATGGAAGAAGGCTACTACGAGGTAGACCTTGCTGGAAATATCACCTTTGTCAATGACTCAATTTGTCGCCAATTCGGATGCGCTAAAGAAGATTTAATCGGTATGAACTATCGCTTCTATGTGCCCAAGGAGGATGTAGAGGGCGTGTATAAGACCTGGAATAAAGTCTACCGGACAGGCGAGTCCCTAAAATCGTATCATTTTGCAATTACTAAAAAGGGTAGAACACAAATATTCTTAGAAAACTCAGTCTCTCTTTTGCGTGATAATGAGGGAAAGATAATCGGTTTTCGGTCAATCAGCCGTGATGATACCGAGCGTAAGCAGCTTGTGCAAAAACTTGCTGAGCTGGCGTGGCCATCCATGACTTGCTGA
- a CDS encoding response regulator produces the protein MKLTPRLTILFLLLAIVPMVIVGYLAYENGRRTIEQQTISHLISTNILREAELERWVHGNEQSIEELAQRPLVSEYAAVLVSCDTSDPAYGQAQKSTIEDHLKPRLQYGGFFELFIICPRDGLVLASTNERQEGTYKKSEPYYIGGKTRTYVQDTYYSTTLEQSVMVIGTPVKDRQGNLIAVLAGQVNLVELSKIMEQRSGLSQTEDTYLVNKFNFFITEPRFGKGYSLKKAVHTQGVEAALTGKDGVGFYKDYRDVPVIGAYTWLPSFNVCIITEIDQAEAFAPIIRLGWVVAGSIFAAALAAALLAFLFARTITRPLHLLVKGAEEIGDGNLEYRVGTASKDETGELSRAFDRMTAQLNETMVSRDELAESEERFRLAAASASDLIWDWDMTSGRLDWHGRIDKILGYGQAEFPRTRDAWEKAIHPDDIDRVNATRDGHLKKGTPYAEEYRIKRKDGAYLYWTDQGTALRDENGQPYRMIGACSDITERKKAEELRRQLELKAQVTSRLASVGEMAAGVAHEINNPLTAVVGYAQLLMDREDVPPGIRSDLEAINDGARRVAGIIQRLLAFSRQTEPQQKLVDINELIESTLVLRAYHLRVNNIEVVTRLTTDVLETVADPGQIQQVLLNLIVNAEMEMKLAHGKGKITITTEKSHNTIKICCQDDGPGIRPAVMDRIFDPFFTTREVGQGTGLGLSLCYGIVTEHKGKIYVESKPGNGATFIVELPVVTEAVLPKPPKPDVKKSQKAGKVRILVVDDEQVIRDVVNRVLTGEGYKVETVDNAADALKKIESQKYKLILVDIKMPGISGVDFYKRIQKIDKSLARRVVFITGGIMGADTEKFLSETKVAHIDKPFNPEQLSGEVKRALTGGQ, from the coding sequence GTGAAGCTTACACCCAGGCTGACTATCCTTTTCCTACTGCTTGCTATTGTGCCCATGGTCATCGTGGGCTACCTGGCCTACGAAAACGGGCGGCGGACAATAGAGCAGCAGACCATAAGTCACCTTATCTCCACCAACATACTCAGAGAAGCCGAGCTTGAAAGATGGGTGCATGGCAACGAGCAAAGTATAGAGGAGCTGGCTCAACGCCCCCTAGTCAGTGAGTACGCCGCAGTGCTGGTATCATGTGACACATCTGACCCCGCATATGGCCAGGCCCAGAAAAGCACCATCGAGGACCATCTGAAACCTCGGTTGCAATATGGGGGGTTTTTCGAGCTGTTCATAATATGTCCCCGTGATGGGCTGGTACTGGCTTCTACGAACGAGAGGCAAGAGGGCACGTACAAAAAAAGTGAACCTTATTATATCGGGGGCAAGACCCGCACCTATGTCCAAGATACCTACTATTCCACCACGCTGGAGCAGTCGGTTATGGTCATCGGCACACCCGTCAAGGACAGGCAGGGCAACCTGATTGCCGTCCTCGCCGGCCAAGTTAACCTGGTCGAGCTGTCCAAGATTATGGAGCAGCGCAGCGGCCTGAGCCAGACCGAGGACACCTACCTGGTAAATAAGTTCAACTTCTTCATCACCGAGCCACGGTTTGGCAAGGGCTATTCCTTGAAGAAAGCAGTCCACACCCAAGGCGTGGAAGCTGCCTTGACGGGCAAAGATGGCGTGGGCTTCTACAAAGACTACCGCGACGTGCCCGTCATCGGCGCTTACACATGGCTGCCATCTTTTAACGTCTGCATCATCACAGAGATAGACCAGGCTGAGGCTTTTGCGCCAATCATCCGGCTGGGATGGGTGGTGGCTGGCAGCATCTTTGCCGCCGCCCTGGCCGCGGCCTTGCTGGCCTTCCTCTTTGCCCGCACCATCACCAGACCGTTACACCTACTGGTCAAAGGCGCTGAGGAGATCGGTGACGGCAACCTGGAGTACAGGGTGGGCACGGCCTCAAAGGACGAAACCGGCGAGCTGTCGCGTGCCTTTGACCGCATGACCGCACAGCTTAATGAGACAATGGTCTCCAGAGACGAACTAGCTGAGAGCGAAGAGCGTTTCCGTCTCGCTGCCGCCAGCGCCAGCGACCTCATCTGGGATTGGGACATGACCAGCGGAAGGCTAGACTGGCACGGCAGAATCGATAAAATACTGGGCTACGGGCAAGCTGAATTCCCCCGCACCCGAGATGCCTGGGAGAAGGCCATCCACCCCGACGACATCGACCGCGTCAATGCCACGCGGGACGGCCACCTTAAGAAAGGCACGCCCTATGCCGAAGAGTACCGAATCAAGCGCAAGGACGGCGCCTACCTTTACTGGACAGACCAGGGTACTGCCCTGCGAGATGAGAACGGCCAGCCCTACAGGATGATCGGCGCCTGTAGTGACATCACCGAGCGCAAGAAGGCTGAAGAGTTGAGGAGACAACTGGAGCTAAAGGCTCAGGTGACAAGCCGTCTGGCTTCTGTGGGCGAGATGGCAGCCGGTGTTGCCCACGAGATAAATAACCCTCTCACCGCAGTCGTCGGCTATGCCCAGTTGCTTATGGACCGAGAGGACGTCCCGCCGGGCATCAGGAGCGATTTGGAAGCTATCAATGACGGCGCTCGACGCGTGGCCGGCATCATCCAGAGGCTGCTTGCCTTCTCTCGCCAGACTGAGCCGCAGCAAAAGCTGGTGGATATCAACGAGCTTATAGAGAGTACACTCGTCCTGCGAGCTTATCACCTGAGGGTCAACAACATTGAAGTTGTTACACGGCTGACTACTGATGTGCTCGAAACTGTGGCTGACCCGGGTCAGATCCAGCAGGTGCTGCTCAACTTAATCGTCAACGCCGAGATGGAAATGAAGCTGGCTCACGGCAAGGGCAAGATCACCATAACTACGGAGAAGAGCCATAACACCATAAAGATATGCTGCCAGGACGATGGCCCGGGAATAAGGCCAGCGGTCATGGATAGGATATTCGACCCCTTTTTCACCACCAGAGAGGTAGGTCAGGGTACAGGGCTGGGCTTGAGCCTGTGCTATGGCATAGTAACCGAACATAAGGGAAAGATATACGTCGAAAGCAAGCCGGGCAATGGTGCTACCTTTATCGTTGAACTACCTGTAGTCACCGAAGCCGTACTGCCAAAGCCGCCCAAGCCAGATGTTAAAAAATCTCAGAAGGCGGGCAAAGTCAGGATACTGGTGGTGGATGATGAACAAGTGATAAGGGACGTTGTCAATCGGGTGCTAACTGGTGAAGGGTACAAGGTAGAGACTGTAGATAATGCTGCTGATGCTCTGAAGAAAATTGAGAGCCAGAAATACAAGCTCATCCTGGTGGATATCAAGATGCCAGGCATAAGTGGCGTGGACTTCTACAAGCGTATTCAAAAGATAGACAAATCGTTAGCCCGGAGAGTGGTCTTCATCACCGGCGGTATTATGGGTGCCGATACTGAAAAGTTCCTCTCCGAGACTAAAGTTGCCCATATTGACAAGCCTTTTAATCCTGAGCAGTTGAGCGGAGAGGTGAAGCGCGCTTTGACCGGAGGTCAGTAG
- a CDS encoding ABC transporter substrate-binding protein: MKSIVGILFTLILEISLLVGCMPKQVKVPSDEVTLQLKWVHQAQFAGFYVAQEKGYYAEENINVTFLKGEAGSNNIEPLVSGQADFLVEAPEVVLAYSSPHKPIAIATIYRRSPIVFIALADSGIRKPSDFLGQSMAVTAGSLDAEVQLKAMMEKLDLDVNEIKMMPYAYDYSSFLNREVKITCGYSTGAVIRLRQKGYQVNLIWPSDYGIDMYSDTIFTTERLIAENPELVTRFLRASLKGWQEAVGNPQMAVEMTLKYAKEPELELQSKMMEAQLPLVHTGEDQIGWMKAERWEGMYQILLEEGIITAPFDVNQAYTMRFLEEIYGVKAR, encoded by the coding sequence GTGAAAAGCATAGTAGGCATATTGTTCACATTAATTCTGGAAATTTCCCTTTTGGTGGGGTGTATGCCGAAGCAGGTCAAGGTGCCGTCTGACGAGGTGACACTTCAGCTTAAGTGGGTGCATCAGGCGCAGTTCGCTGGCTTCTATGTAGCCCAGGAGAAGGGCTACTACGCCGAGGAGAACATCAATGTCACCTTCCTGAAAGGCGAGGCAGGCAGTAATAATATAGAGCCATTAGTCTCCGGGCAGGCAGATTTCCTGGTTGAAGCCCCCGAGGTAGTTCTTGCATACAGCAGTCCACACAAACCAATAGCCATAGCGACAATATACAGGCGCAGCCCGATTGTGTTTATCGCCCTGGCAGATTCAGGTATCCGTAAACCATCCGATTTTTTAGGACAGTCAATGGCTGTAACAGCTGGTAGTCTTGACGCCGAAGTGCAACTCAAAGCGATGATGGAAAAACTGGACTTGGATGTAAATGAAATCAAGATGATGCCTTATGCCTATGACTATTCATCTTTTTTGAATCGGGAAGTAAAGATAACCTGCGGTTACTCAACAGGTGCCGTCATACGTTTGCGCCAGAAAGGTTACCAGGTAAATCTTATCTGGCCTAGTGACTATGGTATCGACATGTATTCTGACACTATATTTACTACTGAACGATTGATTGCAGAAAATCCCGAGCTGGTTACCCGCTTCCTGCGCGCCTCCCTCAAAGGATGGCAGGAGGCGGTGGGTAATCCTCAGATGGCTGTAGAGATGACACTAAAATATGCTAAAGAACCTGAACTTGAACTCCAGAGCAAGATGATGGAAGCTCAACTGCCGCTGGTGCACACCGGCGAGGACCAGATAGGCTGGATGAAAGCCGAGCGGTGGGAAGGCATGTACCAGATATTGCTGGAGGAAGGGATCATTACCGCTCCCTTTGATGTGAACCAGGCATATACCATGCGGTTCCTGGAAGAAATCTACGGAGTTAAAGCCAGGTGA
- a CDS encoding IS3 family transposase (programmed frameshift): MKKSRYTAEQIAFALRQAESGTAVPDICRKMGISEQTFYRWKKKYVGMGVAEVRRLRVLEEENRKLKQLVADLSLDKQMLQDGVAKKALKPAQLREQVETLRVCYSASKRRACSVLVFQRSTYYYRSMADEQAALRVRIRDLAQARVSYGYRRIHVLLEREGWEVNHKRVYRLYKQEGLIMRAKRPRRHVTACRREEIPAAQSAGESWSMDFMSDELFNGQRIRLLTLVDNFTRESLAIEVDRSIGGQRVVEVLMNIARERSLPKTIRVDNGPEFTSKRLDQWAYLNGVELDFIRPGKPTDNAFIESFNGRFRQECLNENWFLSLEDAREKVEEWRLYYNRERPHGALGNLPPREFALSGAAVS; this comes from the exons ATGAAGAAGTCCCGGTACACCGCGGAGCAAATTGCCTTCGCCCTGAGGCAAGCAGAGTCAGGGACAGCTGTTCCTGATATTTGCAGGAAGATGGGCATCAGCGAACAGACCTTCTACCGGTGGAAGAAGAAATATGTCGGCATGGGTGTGGCAGAAGTGAGGAGATTGAGAGTCCTGGAGGAGGAGAACAGAAAGCTGAAACAGCTAGTAGCAGACTTGAGCCTTGATAAGCAGATGCTTCAGGATG GTGTTGCGAAAAAAGCCCTGAAGCCTGCTCAACTGCGGGAACAGGTTGAGACATTGCGGGTCTGCTACAGCGCAAGCAAGCGAAGAGCATGTAGTGTGTTGGTGTTTCAGAGATCTACATACTACTACAGGAGTATGGCAGATGAGCAGGCTGCCCTGAGGGTAAGAATTCGTGATCTGGCGCAGGCGAGGGTAAGTTATGGCTACAGGAGAATACATGTGCTCCTTGAAAGAGAAGGTTGGGAGGTCAATCACAAGCGGGTTTATAGGCTCTATAAGCAGGAAGGTCTTATAATGCGTGCCAAGAGACCCAGGAGGCATGTTACTGCATGCAGGCGAGAGGAAATCCCTGCGGCTCAAAGTGCAGGTGAGAGCTGGTCTATGGACTTCATGAGTGATGAGCTGTTTAACGGCCAGAGAATCAGGCTGTTAACGTTAGTGGATAACTTTACCCGTGAGAGTCTGGCGATAGAGGTAGACAGGAGCATAGGTGGTCAACGTGTTGTGGAGGTATTGATGAATATAGCCAGGGAAAGAAGCTTACCCAAAACCATAAGAGTAGACAACGGTCCGGAATTTACCTCGAAGCGGCTGGATCAGTGGGCATATTTGAACGGTGTGGAGCTAGACTTCATCCGTCCAGGGAAGCCCACAGATAATGCTTTCATTGAATCATTTAACGGCCGGTTCCGGCAGGAATGTCTGAACGAAAACTGGTTTTTATCTTTGGAAGACGCACGGGAAAAAGTCGAGGAGTGGCGTTTGTACTATAATAGAGAAAGGCCACATGGCGCCCTGGGTAACCTACCTCCAAGAGAGTTTGCGCTGTCTGGAGCAGCAGTTAGTTGA
- a CDS encoding FAD-dependent oxidoreductase → MAEDYRTKSFWLAHSGDYQESAPLAGNLKCDVVVIGGGFCGIATAFFLKKAEPSLNVAVLESEVVGYGASGRNAGFAMTTFGLMMSITKAFFGAEKTSQSHHYMERAVDIIGELVAEHKLDCDYERTGFLRMATTPAYVKRIRGEVELAKSLGLEGIDWLEADAARARVNSELYLGAWWEPRCALVNPAKLAREMKRVATKFGAQVYERTPVDEINREANVFKVKTPNGSVTADKLALATNAYSLQIPLLRHKQVPVWTYIVLTEPLRPERLKPIGWKKREGVEDYRNLVHYYRLTPDNRLLMGGRDINITYGGNMENDYDERIFTALEQDIVELFPTLKDIKITDRWGGPVSVPMDMVPALGYLGDKRAVYSLGCMGHGVSLAHLNGEVLADLLLEKKTKWTECFPVNRHIFPWPPEPIRYVVSQAILGYLHAEDAWLERKGLGADKS, encoded by the coding sequence ATGGCTGAAGACTATAGAACGAAAAGCTTTTGGCTGGCACATTCGGGAGACTACCAGGAAAGCGCGCCTCTAGCAGGCAATTTAAAGTGCGACGTGGTCGTCATAGGGGGCGGTTTTTGCGGCATTGCCACAGCGTTCTTCCTGAAGAAGGCCGAACCTTCGCTGAATGTAGCCGTGCTGGAAAGCGAAGTGGTGGGCTACGGTGCTTCCGGCCGCAATGCTGGCTTTGCCATGACCACATTTGGCCTGATGATGTCTATTACCAAGGCGTTTTTTGGCGCGGAGAAAACCAGCCAATCACACCACTACATGGAGCGCGCAGTTGACATAATAGGTGAGCTAGTGGCCGAACACAAATTGGATTGCGACTACGAGCGTACTGGCTTCTTACGCATGGCTACCACACCAGCCTACGTAAAGCGCATCAGGGGCGAAGTGGAACTGGCGAAGTCGTTGGGACTGGAAGGCATTGACTGGCTTGAGGCTGATGCCGCAAGGGCACGGGTGAACTCGGAGTTATACCTCGGTGCCTGGTGGGAGCCGCGCTGCGCACTGGTCAACCCAGCCAAACTGGCGCGCGAGATGAAACGCGTAGCTACTAAGTTCGGTGCGCAGGTTTATGAGCGCACGCCGGTGGACGAGATCAATCGTGAAGCCAATGTCTTTAAGGTAAAGACACCCAACGGCAGTGTAACTGCCGATAAGCTTGCCCTAGCTACCAATGCCTACTCACTCCAGATTCCACTACTGCGCCACAAACAAGTGCCGGTGTGGACCTACATCGTGCTAACCGAGCCACTCAGGCCGGAGCGCTTGAAGCCAATCGGCTGGAAAAAGCGTGAGGGCGTGGAGGACTACCGTAACTTAGTGCACTACTATCGGCTGACTCCGGACAACCGCCTGCTTATGGGCGGCAGAGATATCAACATAACCTATGGCGGCAACATGGAAAATGACTACGACGAGCGCATCTTTACCGCACTGGAACAGGATATTGTCGAGTTATTCCCCACTCTCAAAGACATCAAGATAACTGACCGCTGGGGCGGGCCTGTATCCGTGCCTATGGATATGGTGCCGGCGCTGGGTTATCTTGGTGATAAGCGCGCCGTATACAGTCTGGGCTGCATGGGACACGGTGTCTCCTTGGCACATCTGAATGGGGAGGTTTTAGCCGATTTGCTGCTGGAGAAGAAGACCAAGTGGACCGAATGCTTCCCCGTGAACCGGCACATCTTTCCCTGGCCACCTGAACCCATCCGCTACGTGGTTAGCCAGGCCATCCTGGGCTATCTCCACGCTGAAGATGCCTGGCTCGAGCGTAAGGGTTTGGGTGCCGATAAATCCTGA
- a CDS encoding amino acid permease has protein sequence MKKSKDATELGLKRTLGLLDTVSIEVGAIIGAGIFALTGIAIGICGAAVPIAFLIAALPMILAVLPLGMLGSALPTVGGSFRYPSRIFSPFWGFLGVWGVMMGILVGGLPLYAYTFADYLITLFPSLSRVGIAVAALTFFSLVNLVGIKAAGNVQVVMFVILIAALLTYIVGGIPNIEVSNLTPMFHREIASVAIASALLFFAYMGANFIIDLGAEIKDAGRTIPRSFAISIPVVVVLYTLIGLVDVGVVPCAVSANQPLSVSAGKFLLGPLATFFTVGGGLLAMATTLNATFMFGARYILVFADDEIVPKPLAAVSKKFGTPYWGLLFMYLVSLAALPMGTSSLKIFGITASIGSIVLLIPILIAAFLLPRRMPDVYEKAPFKLKGFWLWLLPGLAILFGAFFIAALGMESPIGFALFIGWMIVGVIYYVVRDRYLKTKRGIDLKDIAKKSI, from the coding sequence ATGAAGAAATCCAAAGATGCAACCGAGTTAGGTCTCAAAAGGACATTGGGTTTACTGGACACGGTGTCTATCGAGGTGGGTGCCATAATCGGCGCCGGCATTTTTGCCTTAACTGGCATAGCCATCGGGATATGTGGCGCAGCAGTTCCCATAGCCTTCCTCATAGCGGCTTTACCTATGATACTTGCGGTGCTGCCGCTCGGTATGTTGGGTTCGGCGCTGCCCACGGTTGGCGGCAGCTTCAGATATCCGAGCCGGATATTCTCTCCATTTTGGGGGTTTCTAGGGGTGTGGGGGGTCATGATGGGAATACTCGTGGGCGGGCTGCCGCTATATGCCTATACCTTTGCCGATTACCTCATAACACTTTTTCCATCCCTATCCAGAGTCGGTATAGCCGTGGCTGCCTTAACCTTTTTCTCCCTGGTAAATCTGGTTGGTATAAAAGCGGCTGGCAATGTGCAGGTTGTCATGTTTGTGATATTGATAGCCGCTTTGCTTACGTATATTGTGGGTGGGATACCTAATATCGAGGTTTCAAATTTGACACCTATGTTTCATAGAGAAATTGCAAGTGTAGCCATCGCCTCAGCCTTGCTTTTCTTTGCTTACATGGGGGCGAACTTTATTATAGATTTGGGTGCCGAGATAAAAGATGCCGGCAGGACCATACCCCGCTCGTTTGCCATATCGATCCCGGTAGTTGTTGTTCTGTACACGCTGATCGGACTGGTTGACGTGGGCGTAGTTCCCTGTGCAGTCAGTGCTAATCAACCTTTATCTGTATCGGCGGGCAAATTTCTTCTCGGGCCACTGGCCACATTCTTTACTGTCGGTGGTGGGCTATTGGCTATGGCAACTACGTTAAATGCGACATTTATGTTCGGTGCCAGGTATATCTTGGTCTTTGCTGACGATGAAATAGTTCCAAAACCCTTAGCCGCGGTGAGCAAAAAGTTCGGCACACCTTATTGGGGCTTGCTCTTCATGTACCTTGTCTCTTTGGCTGCCCTGCCCATGGGAACGAGTTCTCTTAAAATCTTCGGTATAACTGCGTCCATCGGTTCCATCGTATTGCTCATTCCGATACTTATCGCTGCCTTTTTGTTGCCCCGTAGGATGCCAGATGTTTATGAGAAGGCACCTTTTAAGCTAAAGGGATTCTGGCTTTGGTTACTGCCGGGCTTAGCCATATTGTTTGGCGCCTTTTTCATAGCTGCGCTCGGGATGGAAAGCCCAATTGGTTTCGCCCTTTTCATCGGCTGGATGATTGTGGGTGTCATTTATTACGTTGTGAGGGATCGCTATCTGAAGACGAAGAGAGGGATAGACCTGAAGGACATAGCCAAGAAGAGTATCTAG